Genomic DNA from Candidatus Koribacter versatilis Ellin345:
CGATTTCCTTCTGATCGCTTTCCTGCAGCCTGACAAGCATGAACGGAAGCTTCATCCCATCGAAGAACGGAACGGCAACCGGCACTGACGCAATCCACTCGGGAATGGCTTCGTAGCGGTGCAGCGGCCCCAGCGCGGATATCTGAATATCGAGCGGCGAATCGACCGTGATCCCTGACGGCGGCAGCGGTTCAGGCGTGCCGTCCGGACGCAGCGTAATGCCCATCTTCTTTGCGAATTCGGGATCGAACCACACAACCTTGGTTTTCGGCGGCTCCACAATGCTCCTGACGATCGCTGCTGAGAAACAAACGACAGTTAGTTATCGACTTTTTTTGAGTTTCTGAAATATCACGCTCATCGTTTCTGCGTCGAGCGTCTCCATGTCGACCAGCTTCAGTGACTTGACCATGTTCAGCGTTGTCGTTTTGTACTTCTGAAAGTGCAGTGTCTTGAGGTGAGACTCGTAGGCTTCCCGGGTGGCGTAAATTTCCAGAATCCTGATCTGGGTTGGTTCACCCTTCTGATACATGGGGAAAATGGCGATGACCCCCGGCTCCAACCTTACGGAAGCTCCGGCTTCTTCCTTCAGTATGGCCTTGTACGTGTCGATATAGGCCGAATGAATTTCAATCTCCGAGATGCGGACCATCATCTCCTCTTTCTGAGCGAAACCGGTGCTGCTACCGACGACCATCAACAGCATCACGAGAGCGCAAGTCAAATAGCAAAAGCGCATTTCTATGCGGATGAGCGTCAGTTTCAGCTTTTGCAATGTGTTCTCCTCACTTTCGCGGCGTTAACAGGGCTTACCACAAGTAATCCTGACGGGTGCTTCATCTACGTCGCGCCTTTTGCCAGCCAGGGTGAGGATTCCTCTACTTACTCCGAACCTGCAGCCCCTTCCGGGCCACCTGCAACGGCAACACCGTAGCTCCCGCTTCGGCCAGCGCCGCGCTTACTTTATCGCGGGAATCTTCGTGGGTCATGATGATCACGCAGCCGCCGCCGCCGGCGCCGCAGACTTTCGCTGCGCGGGCGCCCTTCTTCCGGGCTACTTCGATCAGTTCATCAATGAACTTCGTCGTGATGTTCGGCGCGTTCGTTCGACGCTGCTTCCACTCTTCGCGCAGCAGGCGCGCGACTTCATCCCAATCGTGGGCGGCGAGCGCGTGGTGCATGCTGTCGGCGATGTCGGCGATGCGGTCGAAGTTGCGCTGCACAATGCTGTCGCCGTCGATGTGCGCTTTGAAGACCTCCCAGTTGTTGGTCCCCGATTGCCGCGGCGCGCCGGTATAGATCAGCACGAAGCGCTTCTCGATCTCCTCGGGTGCAACATCAATCGCCTCGCGGATTATTCCATCCGGCTGCAGATGCACCGCGTTCACGCCGCCATAAAGCGCCGGATAGTAATCCTGGCATCCGGTAGGAACGTTGATCACCTGCGCTTCAACGTTTTGCGAGATGGTGCGAATCTGCTCCAGCGTGAGCTTGCGACCGGTGAACCGCGCCAGCGCCGCGGTAATGGCGATCATCAGCGCCGACGAACCGGAGATTCCCGCGCCCGCGGGCGATTCGGAATTCGTCTCCAGGTTCAAGCCGCAGTCCGGCTCGAAGAAGCGCAGCAGTTGCGCGGCGAGTGCATGACGGTGTTCTTTCGCCGCACGCAGCGTCTTCAGGTCTTCGAAGTCGTCGCCACGCAGCGTGTCTTTTGAGATCAGCGAAATGTGGTCGTCGTCGCGGGCGGTGATCTGGCAGCGGGTCATGATATTGACCCCAAAATTCACCGTGACGGAGTTTTTATGAAAAAGGTAAAGAGGCCACAGATCGAGGGTGCCGCCGGCGAGGTCCACGCGACAGCACGCCTCGGCAATTACCTGTTGAGGAGAGCCGGGTTTCTTACGAGCCATGTCGCTGCTTTTGTATCACATACAGCGGTATGCCTCGCAGTGATGCCGGTTACTTATGAAGTGACGCCTCAGCCGGCGCCGCACTCGGCGCGGCACCACCGCTGATGTCTCTCACGATCAGCATCTTCGACCGGCCTTCGCGGCCACCTGGCAGGAACAACAAGCCCCGGCTGGCGTCGAACACCAGGCTATGGCCCTTCACATCCGCGGGAAGTTCATCCACCGCGCGCAGAACACCGCCATTCGCGCTGAAGGAAGCCACCGAGCCACCGCCCGCCGCGAACAACATCCGTGAAACGGGGTCGAAATCCAGGCTACTCACGCCGCGCGGCGCGGCCACTCGCGAGACTTCCGCGCCATTGGCCGCGTCCAGAGCCAGAACCGCTCCACGTACCGCGACATAGAGCCGGTGCGCGCCCGGGTCGAAGACCAGCGCCGTGGGCTGCGACGCCTGGAGCTTGAACTGCCCGACAACCTTCATTTGTGGGTCAATGCTCGCGACTTCGGCCGCGTCCTGTACGGAAACGTACGCGAGGTTGCCGTCGCCAACCGCGATGGCCTCGGGCCGGCCGTCGAGTTGCGCGGTGGCGATGGTCTTCCGCAGCGACGTATCCACGGCGGAGACGCTGGAATTCATCTTATCGCCGATGTAGAGCCGCAATCCGTCCGGCGAAAGCGCGATCACATCCGGCGAACCGTCCACGCTGAACGTGTCTTTTACCTGCCAGTCCTGCGAGGAGACCACGTTGATGGTGGAATTCGCGCAGGCGACGAAGAACCGGCTATTTTTCGCATCTACGGCGATGCCGCGCGGCTGCGCGATGTTCGTGATCTGCGCCACCATCCGCCGCTTCTGCGGATCGAAGACATCCACCGTGTTCGCGCCGGTATGTGCGATCACAACGAGGTTATTGGCGATCGCGACGGAGTCGAAACCCGGCCGCCCCGGCAGGTCGATCATCGCAACCGTGCTGAGGCGCGCCTGCGACGGCGGAGTGGCAGCGACCGGACGCGACTGGCTGAAGCCCGCGCCGACGAACAACGTAATCAAAAGAACAAGAACTTTTCGCATGAAGGTAAACGAACGAGCTACAGCTCTCGTCTGACCTTAGGATGCCGCTTCCCTCCTTTGCGGCTGTATCGCTACAATCGGGAGCACCTTCAGGCGGCAAGTTCGCGGTCTTCCGTCCTTATATAGGTTCCATTCCCGGGGAGCTTGAATGCGCTTTGGCCTGATCGCCACGCTGCTGTGGAGCTGTCTGTTCCCTGCGCTGGCCTGCGCGCAAAACGCGGAAATTACCGGCCATGTAGTGGATACCCAGGGCCGCCCCATCGCGGGCGCCGCCGTCTTTCTCGCCGAACGCAACCTCCGCACCGCCACTGATGCCACCGGACACTTCACTTTTGCGGCTGAATCCAGCACGCCCGCCGAGGTTCGCGTGGAAGTACCCGGCTTCGCGCCACAAACCGCGCAGGTTACGCCGGGAAATGACGCTGAAATCGCGCTTGTGCCCGCGACCGTCGCGCAGAACATCTCTGTCACCGCGACCCGCAGCAGTCTCTCCGAGGACGTTACCGCCTCCAGCGTGCGTGTGCTGCCATCCGAACAATTGGCCGACACCGCCGCCATCACCCTCGACGACAAACTCCGCCAGGTCCCCGGTTTCGAGCTCTTCCGCCGCTCCAGTTCGCGGGTATCCAATCCCACCAGCCAGGGCGTGAGCCTCCGCGGACTCGGTTCCACTGCCGCGAGCCGCACGTTGGTGCTCGCCGACCTGATCCCCGTGAATGATCCGTTCGGTGGATGGATCCACTGGGACGAAACCCCGCAGCTGCTGGTGCAGCAGGTGGAAGTGGTGCGCGGGGGCGGCTCGGACCTTTACGGCAGCAGCGCCATCGGCGGCGTGATGGACATTGTTGAGCATCCGCCGACGCTTGCCGCTGGACAACTCGATCTCGGCTACGGCCAGCAGAACACGCCGACCAGCTCGCTGATCGAAAGCCTCTCGCACGGCGAATGGCACGGGCTGTTCGCCGGCGACTTCGTGCGCACCGACGGATACACGCTCATCGCGCCCGACCAGCGCGGTGAGGTGGATACTCCGTCGAACGTGCACTACCAGAATGCGAATGCGCAGATCGAGCGAACGTTTGGCTCGCGCGGCAGCGCCTTCCTCGACGGCAATTTCCTGAACGAAGCGCGCTCGAACGGCACGTTTGTCCAGAACAACGCCACGCGGCTCTGGCGCTATAGCACCGGGCTGGACTGGGCCGTGACCAACACAAGTTCCTTCAAACTGCGCGCGTTCGGTGCGACCGAGCATTATCGCCAGAGCTTTTCGTCAGTGGCGCCCGACCGTGACAGCGAAACACTCACGCGACTCCAGCATGTCCCGACCGGCGAACTCGGCTTCAACGGACAATGGCTGCAATCATTCGGCGCACACTTCACGCTGCTGGCCGGCGCCGATTTCCTCGACGTTCGCGCCATGGATTACGAGCAGACATTCTTCGGCCATCCCACGGGTTATATCGATACGACGGGACGCCAGCGCGATACCGGCGTTTACGGAGAAGGCATCTTCCAGTACAACAACTGGACGATCACAGGATCGCTGCGCTTCGATCACTTCGTGAACCTCGACGCACAACAGTGGATTCGCGCGAAGGGCGCGCTGACCACGACGCCAATTGCCGACCGCACCGAGAATGTCCCCGACCCACGGCTCGGCGTGGTGCGCAGACTCACAAACAATATCGCGCTCACCGCCACGGCCTTCCGCGCCTTCCGCTCGCCGACGATGAACGAGCTCTACCGCACCGGGCAGGTCGGCCAGCAGATCACCATCGCGAACCCGCAACTGCGCTCTGAACGCGCTACGGGCTGGGAGGCCGGTGTCCAAATCGCCGCGCCTTCGCGCAATACCGCGGTGCGCGCCAGCTATTTCTGGACCGAGGTCAACCGCCCCGTCGTCGCCGTGACGCAATCGGTGAACGGCAACAGCATTACTCTTCTCCGCGAAAACGCCGGGCAAATCCGCAGCCGCGGTCTCGCGCTCGATGGCGACTGGATGCTGCGCCCCTGGCTCTTCTTCAGCGGCGGCTATCAGTACGCGGACGCCTCCGTGACGCGCTTCGACCAGACGCCGGCACTCATCGGCAACTGGATCCCGCAAGTCCCGCACAACACCGGCACGGTCCAGGCCACGCTTAACAAGAAACAATTCGGGACGCTCTCCATCCAGGTTCGTGGCAGCGGGCAGCAATTCGACGACGACCGCAACACCTTCCTGCTGCACAGTTTCTTCCGCACCGATCTCTTTGCCGCGCACGATTTCGGCCGCCACTTCCAGGTCTTCCTCTCGACGGAAAACCTCTTCGACCGCACCATTGAAGTCGGTCGCACGCCGGTGTTGACACTCGGCACGCCACGGTTGGTGCAAGGTGGGCTGAAGATTTTCTGGGCCAACGCCGACCGTTCTTAGCGCTACTCCCATTTTGGTTCTATCGGTTCAACTGAGTTCGCGATAGCCGACACGTCCTTGCAAAAGCCAAATACGCTGGGATAGGAGCGCGCTATGGAACTGCACTTTTGCAACGAAGAACTCAACCTCATCGCCAACCTGCTGATGGAGCACGGCGACAAATCGCACGCGCAAGATATCCTGTTGCGAAAGATCCTCTCGCAGGACCTGGTCTTCGACGGCGAACAGCTTGCACTGCTCGACGAGTTCCTGAAAGGCGTTCAGCACAACTTGCGCCACAGTGCGTTGCGCCATGGCGACGCCGCTAATGATCCAGACCTGACAACGACGATGGCAACGCTGGAAGGCGCGCTGGAAAAGGTCGAGGAAGCCTGCGCGACCGCGTAGCTGCGTCCGTGCCTTCGGTGAGCCACGTCACAGGATTTTGGCGGCGAAATCCATAGAATCCCTGCGGCTCAACTCAGGAGAACCGCATGGCTGCGCCGCAAACCACCCTCCCCACCAGCGCCTACCAAACGCTGAAACCCGGCGAGAAATATCCGCCCATCATCTCGCCGTCGCAGAACATTCCCGAACTCACACCGCGTTCGGTGATCTGGGGCATCGCGCTCTGCGTGCTTTTCACCGTCGCATCAGCGTATTCGGGATTGAAGGTGGGGCAGGTGATGGAGTCGGCAATCCCGATCTCGATCCTCGCTATAGGCCTTGCGCGCGCCTACAGCCGGCGTTCCACCATCCTCGAGAACGTGATCATGACCGGCATTGGCGGCGTCGCCGGATCGGTCGTCGCGGGCGCGATCTTCACCTTGCCGGCGCTCTACATCCTGAAGCTTGATCCACATCCGATGCAAACGGTCTTCATCTGCCTCGCCGGCGGATGCATGGGCGTGCTCTTCGTCATACCGCTGCGGCGCTACTTCGTCCGCGATATGCACGGACTGCTTCCCTACCCTGAAGCGACGGCCATTACCGAGGTGCTCGTCACCGGCGAAAAGGGTGGTTCGCAGGCGCGGCTGCTGCTGGAAGCTACGGCAATCTCCGGTGTGTATGACTTCTTCGTGACGACCTTCAGCGTGTGGAAGGAATACGTCAACTTCCAGTTCGTGCCGATTATGCAAAAGCTGAATGACAAAGCCCGCATGGTCGTCAGCTTCGATGCCATCAGCTTCATCCTCGGCCTCGGCTACGTAATCGGCCTGCGCAGCTCGATGATCCTGTGCGCTGGAGGCATGCTCTCGAACCTCGTGCTGGTGCCGTTGATCTGGTACGTGGGGAGCCATCTTGATTCTGCCGTCTATCCGGCACTGATTCCGATTTCCAAGATGACCGCAGTTCAGATCTATCGCAACTACGTGCGTTTCATCGGCGTCGGGACCATCGCGACGGCGGGCATTTTCGGCATCATCAAGTCGCTACGGATTGTCGCTAGTTCATTCGGCATCGCGCTCAAGGTCTTCCAGCGCTCGGAGTCCGTGGCACAACCGGAGCGCACCGACCGTGATATCTCCATGGTGACAATCGTTCTCGGCATCGTCGCCAGCGGCATCGGCGTGGCCGTGTTCATGGGCTTCCTGAAGCCATCGTGGCTGGTGGTGATGATCGGCATGCTGCTGACGGTCGTCTTCTCGTTCTTCTTTACGTCCGTCGCGGCGAATGCCATCGCGACCACGGCACGCAATCCCGTCAGCGGCATGACGATGTTGACGATCATCATTTCGTCGGCAGTGCTGTTGCAATTCGGGCTCTCAGGTACCATCGGCATGTTCTTCGTGATGGCGATTGCCGGCATGGTTTGCACCGCTTTATCGGTCAGCGGCCAGGCCATTACTGACTTCAAGGCCGGCTACTGGATCGGCTCGACCCCGTCGGCGCAGGAGAAGGTGAAGTTCTTTGGCGTGATCGCCGCTGCGATCGCGGCATCGCTAACTATCGTCATGCTGGCGCGTGGCTTCCAGTTCGGCGAAGCTGCGCTTGGCGATCTGCGGCCAGTACTGCCGTCACCGCAGGCTTCCATCATGAAGGCACTGGTCGAAGGATTGATGAGCCATCAACCGGTGGCGTATATGCTCTTCGGCGTAGGTGCGGTGATCGCCGTTATCCTCGAGATGCTGGGCATGCCGTCGCTACTCTTCGCGCTCGGCATGTATTTGCCACTGGAACTGAACACACCCG
This window encodes:
- a CDS encoding putative quinol monooxygenase, which produces MQKLKLTLIRIEMRFCYLTCALVMLLMVVGSSTGFAQKEEMMVRISEIEIHSAYIDTYKAILKEEAGASVRLEPGVIAIFPMYQKGEPTQIRILEIYATREAYESHLKTLHFQKYKTTTLNMVKSLKLVDMETLDAETMSVIFQKLKKSR
- a CDS encoding GHMP kinase, producing MARKKPGSPQQVIAEACCRVDLAGGTLDLWPLYLFHKNSVTVNFGVNIMTRCQITARDDDHISLISKDTLRGDDFEDLKTLRAAKEHRHALAAQLLRFFEPDCGLNLETNSESPAGAGISGSSALMIAITAALARFTGRKLTLEQIRTISQNVEAQVINVPTGCQDYYPALYGGVNAVHLQPDGIIREAIDVAPEEIEKRFVLIYTGAPRQSGTNNWEVFKAHIDGDSIVQRNFDRIADIADSMHHALAAHDWDEVARLLREEWKQRRTNAPNITTKFIDELIEVARKKGARAAKVCGAGGGGCVIIMTHEDSRDKVSAALAEAGATVLPLQVARKGLQVRSK
- a CDS encoding YncE family protein, translating into MRKVLVLLITLFVGAGFSQSRPVAATPPSQARLSTVAMIDLPGRPGFDSVAIANNLVVIAHTGANTVDVFDPQKRRMVAQITNIAQPRGIAVDAKNSRFFVACANSTINVVSSQDWQVKDTFSVDGSPDVIALSPDGLRLYIGDKMNSSVSAVDTSLRKTIATAQLDGRPEAIAVGDGNLAYVSVQDAAEVASIDPQMKVVGQFKLQASQPTALVFDPGAHRLYVAVRGAVLALDAANGAEVSRVAAPRGVSSLDFDPVSRMLFAAGGGSVASFSANGGVLRAVDELPADVKGHSLVFDASRGLLFLPGGREGRSKMLIVRDISGGAAPSAAPAEASLHK
- a CDS encoding TonB-dependent receptor — its product is MRFGLIATLLWSCLFPALACAQNAEITGHVVDTQGRPIAGAAVFLAERNLRTATDATGHFTFAAESSTPAEVRVEVPGFAPQTAQVTPGNDAEIALVPATVAQNISVTATRSSLSEDVTASSVRVLPSEQLADTAAITLDDKLRQVPGFELFRRSSSRVSNPTSQGVSLRGLGSTAASRTLVLADLIPVNDPFGGWIHWDETPQLLVQQVEVVRGGGSDLYGSSAIGGVMDIVEHPPTLAAGQLDLGYGQQNTPTSSLIESLSHGEWHGLFAGDFVRTDGYTLIAPDQRGEVDTPSNVHYQNANAQIERTFGSRGSAFLDGNFLNEARSNGTFVQNNATRLWRYSTGLDWAVTNTSSFKLRAFGATEHYRQSFSSVAPDRDSETLTRLQHVPTGELGFNGQWLQSFGAHFTLLAGADFLDVRAMDYEQTFFGHPTGYIDTTGRQRDTGVYGEGIFQYNNWTITGSLRFDHFVNLDAQQWIRAKGALTTTPIADRTENVPDPRLGVVRRLTNNIALTATAFRAFRSPTMNELYRTGQVGQQITIANPQLRSERATGWEAGVQIAAPSRNTAVRASYFWTEVNRPVVAVTQSVNGNSITLLRENAGQIRSRGLALDGDWMLRPWLFFSGGYQYADASVTRFDQTPALIGNWIPQVPHNTGTVQATLNKKQFGTLSIQVRGSGQQFDDDRNTFLLHSFFRTDLFAAHDFGRHFQVFLSTENLFDRTIEVGRTPVLTLGTPRLVQGGLKIFWANADRS
- a CDS encoding OPT family oligopeptide transporter; amino-acid sequence: MAAPQTTLPTSAYQTLKPGEKYPPIISPSQNIPELTPRSVIWGIALCVLFTVASAYSGLKVGQVMESAIPISILAIGLARAYSRRSTILENVIMTGIGGVAGSVVAGAIFTLPALYILKLDPHPMQTVFICLAGGCMGVLFVIPLRRYFVRDMHGLLPYPEATAITEVLVTGEKGGSQARLLLEATAISGVYDFFVTTFSVWKEYVNFQFVPIMQKLNDKARMVVSFDAISFILGLGYVIGLRSSMILCAGGMLSNLVLVPLIWYVGSHLDSAVYPALIPISKMTAVQIYRNYVRFIGVGTIATAGIFGIIKSLRIVASSFGIALKVFQRSESVAQPERTDRDISMVTIVLGIVASGIGVAVFMGFLKPSWLVVMIGMLLTVVFSFFFTSVAANAIATTARNPVSGMTMLTIIISSAVLLQFGLSGTIGMFFVMAIAGMVCTALSVSGQAITDFKAGYWIGSTPSAQEKVKFFGVIAAAIAASLTIVMLARGFQFGEAALGDLRPVLPSPQASIMKALVEGLMSHQPVAYMLFGVGAVIAVILEMLGMPSLLFALGMYLPLELNTPALVGGMISHFVNKRAEKTGGDAGRSVRERGVIIASGLMAGGALGGVLGAALRLLPKYREDLIHTPFFNNEPVSQTVSAVLFIGLCLYMWFRSLRKEAE